Proteins found in one Triticum aestivum cultivar Chinese Spring chromosome 4D, IWGSC CS RefSeq v2.1, whole genome shotgun sequence genomic segment:
- the LOC123095973 gene encoding EPIDERMAL PATTERNING FACTOR-like protein 2 has protein sequence MKLLLLYSSLLLLLLLLLSSQGLASTQGRGPLHYQLKERAPKVVGVPEGAEAMSAVRIGSRPPRCEGRCALCGRCEAVQVPVAPRDKGGSHFRLSGAFGGDDDEGSTNYKPLNWKCRCADRRPILNP, from the exons ATGAAGCTCCTCCTACTTTACTCCtcgcttctgcttctgcttctcctTTTGCTATCCTCCCAGGGCCTAGCCTCTACTCAAG GTAGAGGGCCGCTGCATTACCAGCTCAAGGAGCGAGCTCCAAAGGTGGTGGGGGTGCCGGAGGGAGCGGAGGCGATGTCGGCGGTGAGGATCGGGTCGAGGCCGCCGCGGTGCGAGGGGCGGTGCGCCCTGTGCGGCCGGTGCGAGGCGGTGCAGGTGCCGGTGGCGCCGCGGGACAAGGGGGGGAGCCACTTCCGCCTGTCCGGGGCcttcggcggcgacgacgacgagggctCCACCAACTACAAGCCGCTCAACTGGAAGTGCCGGTGCGCCGACAGGAGGCCGATCCTCAACCCGTGA